A single Thunnus thynnus chromosome 6, fThuThy2.1, whole genome shotgun sequence DNA region contains:
- the ddx20 gene encoding probable ATP-dependent RNA helicase DDX20 — protein sequence MAASVRKAAHDIETRKRTDDVLLSDGIDFSSLLLSQPVLEGLSSAGFQKPSPIQLKAIPLGRCGLDLIVQAKSGTGKTCVFCTIALDSLVLENAATQVLVLAPTREIAVQIHSVVMAIGCAMEGLECHVFIGGRPVSQDKPHLKKCHIAVGSPGRIKQLIELGMLSTASIRLFVLDEADKLLEEGSFQEQINWIFSSLPVNKQMLALSATYPESLAQHLTRYMREPTFVRLNPRDMGLKGLKQYYKLVQSHPLPHKVFEEKVQHLLELFSKIPFNQALVFSNLHTRAQHLADILSSKGLPAVCISGGLSQDQRLEAMSKLKQYQCRVLISTDLTSRGIDAEKVNLVINLDVPQDWETYMHRIGRAGRFGTQGLAVTYCCHGEEENKMMAIAQKCGLSLSVLPSTIEPGLMDEPCDWDVCTEASTPGPQSQLFPKKEKRRVKAAAPIMDEAVEPSRERKPEKTHPAARLGTHGERNARRASPVKDVLPPPTRKELQDALPKIPPLSSYKTCKSEFMTFEEAEQDFQMFITTGLGRSVEVIREFRGGEDVGDQNVHRVSVMIEDDGTQSVSQSCKLWKSELSPPKSTSGTSSSQSDMEESQQDDERLGQLDTTRGGEYSAVTKTEASHRSTVVKPNVGPTRTEPQTSSEPIIYRQEIGPTSSRALPKRENYEYVPSITSSRRAGPAQTSKNESRKTKEEIGKRSKKVSEKMKKEQKRERDEREPDDEEEEEEDEEEEMSAETYWRDCYRAWAHYYASMSPYQEQGYQSYYNVAHNWMAAYRMNAVYMEELLKH from the exons ATGGCTGCCTCCGTGAGGAAAGCAGCGCACGACATAGAGACGCGAAAGCGGACCGATGATGTGCTTCTGTCGGACGGGATCGACTTCAGCTCCCTGCTGCTGTCTCAGCCCGTGTTGGAGGGACTGTCCTCCGCAGGCTTTCAGAAACCCTCCCCGATCCAGCTCAAGGCGATCCCGCTGGGCCGCTGCGGACTTG aTTTGATCGTGCAGGCCAAGTCTGGCACGGGGAAGACATGCGTGTTCTGCACCATCGCTCTGGACTCTCTGGTCCTGGAGAATGCTGCAACTCAG GTTCTTGTGCTGGCTCCGACACGTGAGATAGCGGTGCAGATCCACTCAGTCGTGATGGCAATAGGCTGTGCCATGGAGGGCCTGGAGTGTCATGTCTTCATTGGGGGCAGGCCTGTGAGTCAGGACAAGCCCCATCTGAAGAAGTGCCATATAGCTGTGGGCTCACCTG GTCGTATCAAGCAGCTCATCGAGCTGGGCATGTTGTCCACCGCCAGCATCAGACTGTTTGTTCTGGACGAGGCTGACAAGCTGCTGGAGGAGGGAAGCTTCCAGGAACAGATAAA CTGgatcttctcctctcttcctgtgaACAAACAGATGCTTGCGCTCTCTGCCACCTACCCAGAATCCCTCGCTCAGCACCTGACCCGCTACATGAGAGAGCCCACTTTTGTTAGACTCAATCCCAGGGACATGGGCCTCAAAG GCCTGAAGCAGTATTACAAGCTGGTGCAGTCCCATCCGTTACCTCACAAGGTGTTTGAGGAGAAGGTGCAGCACTTGCTGGAGCTGTTCAGTAAAATACCTTTCAATCAAGCGCTGGTGTTCTCCAACCTGCACACAAG GGCTCAGCACCTGGCAGACATCCTCTCCTCCAAAGGCTTACCTGCTGTGTGCATCTCAG GTGGTCTGAGTCAGGACCAGAGACTGGAGGCCATGTCAAAACTGAAGCAGTATCAATGCAGAGTGCTCATCTCCACTGACCTG ACTTCCAGAGGTATAGATGCAGAGAAAGTAAACCTGGTGATTAACCTGGACGTGCCGCAGGACTGGGAAACCTATATGCACCGAATTGGACGGGCTGGCCGCTTCG GCACTCAGGGGCTGGCTGTGACctactgttgccatggcgaaGAGGAGAACAAGATGATGGCCATCGCTCAAAAGTGTGGCCTGAGTTTGTCTGTGTTGCCAT CCACCATAGAGCCTGGGTTGATGGATGAGCCTTGTGACTGGGATGTCTGCACTGAGGCGTCAACCCCAGGCCCCCAGTCCCAGCTCTTCCCcaagaaagagaagagacgTGTCAAGGCTGCTGCCCCCATCATGGATGAAGCTGTAGAGCCTAGCCGTGAAAGAAAGCCAGAGAAGACCCATCCAGCAGCCAGGCTGGGAACGCACGGTGAAAGGAATGCTAGAAGAGCGTCTCCTGTAAAGGACGTTCTCCCGCCGCCGACTCGAAAAGAGCTGCAAGACGCTCTGCCGAAGATTCCTCCACTCAGCTCGTACAAGACTTGCAAGTCAGAGTTTATGACCTTCGAGGAGGCTGAGCAGGACTTCCAGATGTTCATTACGACGGGTTTAGGGAGATCAGTGGAAGTCATCAGGGAGTTCAGAGGTGGAGAGGACGTCGGTGATCAGAACGTTCACAGAGTGTCTGTCATGATTGAGGATGACGGAACTCAGAGTGTCTCACAAAGCTGTAAACTGTGGAAATCTGAGCTTTCACCTCCAAAATCAACATCTGGTACTTCAAGCTCCCAATCTGATATGGAGGAGAGCCAGCAGGATGATGAGAGACTGGGGCAGTTAGATACAACAAGAGGAGGCGAATACAGCGCAGTCACTAAGACTGAAGCAAGTCATAGATCAACTGTTGTCAAACCAAATGTAGGGCCCACTAGAACCGAACCTCAAACATCTTCTGAACCAATAATATATCGCCAGGAAATCGGTCCAACGAGTAGCAGAGCTTTGCCAAAGCGTGAAAACTACGAATATGTGCCAAGTATTACATCGAGCAGGCGGGCGGGTCCAGCACAAACCAGCAAAAACGAATCAAGAAAGACAAAGGAAGAGATTGGGAAACGGAGCAAAAAGGTTTcagagaagatgaagaaggaGCAAAAGAGGGAAAGGGATGAAAGAGAAcctgatgatgaagaggaggaggaggaggatgaggaggaggagatgagcgCTGAAACTTACTGGAGAGACTGCTACAGAGCCTGGGCTCATTACTACGCCTCCATGTCTCCGTATCAGGAGCAAGGTTACCAAAGCTACTATAATGTAGCTCACAACTGGATGGCAGCTTATCGCATGAATGCTGTTTACATGGAGGAACTCCTGAAACACTGA
- the LOC137184595 gene encoding D(2) dopamine receptor-like translates to MDVRTFWNKTTAHYETHMDTAFLIFNCTVLTLTLVLGLPGNLWVCWVVFRTKSLQTCNNALLVSLAASDLLKCSVDTPLLLFSFLRYGKDSQVSVSVCTLQQFTYALCSCVQLLTLVSISVERFQAIAFPFQTERRRARVRVWILSIWACGLILAVVSLTLSKKALFYMLCRPHIGEHGNEHLRYSDPFGPYVLVPVWGLSLTVIVIHYVRIFKVVRQHRKKVFNRGVQLRPTVTEHVWGWLSVSASAPRTAPPGSGSPLPARRTVLLVAEAGASCAGASAGGVQGRPPEIVGAVCLLTPGARERGKKQMEGKVAQRFGYIIIAFTLFWVPMVVILLMNVISWRDTDRLLMELETSAMVLTCVQAAVDPLIYTLVTRQFRSELSKIFSSIQGCPLKLRA, encoded by the exons ATGGATGTGCGCACTTTCTGGAACAAAACAACCGCGCACTATGAGACCCACATGGATACAGCGTTTCTCATTTTCAACTGTACAGTCTTGACTTTAACGTTAGTGTTGGGTTTACCCGGGAACTTGTGGGTCTGTTGGGTTGTTTTCAGAACCAAGAGTCTACAGACTTGTAATAACGCGCTGCTGGTCAGCTTGGCCGCCAGTGACCTCCTGAAGTGTTCCGTGGATACGCCgcttttgcttttctcttttctgcGCTATGGGAAGGACAGCCaggtgtcggtgtctgtgtgcACCCTGCAGCAGTTCACCTATGCCCTGTGCAGCTGCGTCCAGCTGCTCACGCTGGTCAGCATCAGCGTGGAGCGCTTCCAAGCCATCGCCTTCCCTTTCCAAACCGAGAGGAGGAGAGCCAGAGTTCGCGTCTGGATCCTGTCCATCTGGGCATGCGGCCTCATCTTGGCAGTAGTGTCGCTGACTCTCTCCAAAAAAGCTCTTTTTTACATGCTCTGCCGTCCGCACATCGGGGAGCATGGGAATGAGCATCTTCGGTACTCGGATCCGTTTGGACCTTATGTTCTGGTGCCGGTGTGGGGATTATCTCTGACTGTGATCGTTATCCACTACGTGCGAATATTCAAAGTTGTAAGGCAGCACCGAAAGAAAGTGTTCAACCGGGGAGTCCAGCTGAGGCCGACGGTGACGGAGCACGTCTGGGGCTGGCTGAGTGTCTCCgcttcagcaccacggacagctcCGCCGGGCTCCGGCAGCCCGCTGCCTGCACGCCGGACGGTGCTTTTGGTGGCCGAAGCCGGAGCCTCCTGTGCGGGCGCTTCCGCAGGGGGCGTCCAAGGGAGACCTCCGGAGATCGTCGGGGCAGTGTGTCTTCTGACACCTGGGGCCAGGGAGCGGGGGAAGAAACAGATGGAGGGGAAAGTGGCCCAGCGCTTTGGGTACATTATCATTGCCTTCACGCTTTTCTGGGTTCCCATGGTGGTTATTTTGCTCATGAACGTCATCTCGTGGCGGGACACAGACAGA TTGCTGATGGAGCTGGAGACATCAGCCATGGTGCTGACCTGTGTGCAGGCTGCAGTGGATCCTCTCATCTACACTTTAGTCACTAGACAGTTTCGCTCTGAACTCAGCAAGATCTTCTCCTCCATCCAAGGGTGTCCACTAAAACTAAGAGCTTGA
- the LOC137185356 gene encoding parapinopsin-like — MEHLALHGNSSSSSQSSVNAELLSRTGYTTLAVIMGVFSVAGIILNVLVIVVTLKHRQLRQPLSYALVNLAICDLGCAVFGGLPTTVTSAMGYFSLGRVGCVLEGFAVAFFGIASLCTIGVISVERYIVVCYPMGAVLFQTRHAVAGVVLSWVWSFVWNTPPLFGWGSYELEGIKTSCAPNWYSRDVGNMSYIIIYFFLCFVVPFSIIMVSYSRLLWTLRQVTKLQVSEAGSTNRVEVQVARMVVVMVLAFLVTWLPYAAMALAVIIDSSLHIDPLIATIPVYFAKSSTVYNPIVYIFMNRQFRDYAIPTVLCGWNPWASDPQISEGETTVASVSKSQKVSPKESLKE; from the exons ATGGAGCACCTTGCCCTACATGGAaactcctcttcatcctcccaGAGTTCAGTCAACGCAGAGCTCCTGTCTCGGACTGGATACACAACACTGGCAGTTATCATGGGTGTGTTCTCTGTAGCTGGGATCATCCTCAATGTCCTGGTGATCGTGgtaacactgaaacacagacagctCAGGCAGCCACTCAGTTACGCTCTGGTTAACCTGGCCATATGTGACCTGggctgtgctgtgtttggaggTCTGCCCACCACAGTGACCAGTGCCATGGGATACTTCAGCCTAGGACGTGTGGGCTGCGTGTTAGAGGGCTTCGCTGTAGCCTTTTTTG GAATAGCAAGTCTGTGTACAATAGGAGTCATTTCTGTTGAACGCTACATAGTGGTGTGTTATCCCATGGGTGCTGTCCTGTTCCAGACCAG GCATGCAGTTGCTGGTGTGGTGCTGTCCTGGGTGTGGTCATTTGTGTGGAACACTCCGCCTCTGTTTGGTTGGGGCAGTTATGAGCTGGAAGGGATCAAGACCTCCTGTGCTCCAAACTGGTACAGCAGGGATGTTGGAAACATGTCCTACATAATCATATACTTTTTCCTTTGCTTTGTCGTGCCCTTTTCCATCATCATGGTGTCCTACTCGCGACTCTTGTGGACCCTCCGTCAG GTGACCAAGCTGCAGGTGTCTGAGGCTGGCAGCACAAACCGTGTGGAGGTGCAGGTTGCACGTATGGTAGTGGTGATGGTGTTGGCCTTCCTGGTCACCTGGCTGCCGTATGCTGCCATGGCTCTTGCTGTCATCATAGACTCTAGTCTACATATTGACCCCCTCATTGCCACCATACCTGTCTACTTTGCTAAAAGCAGCACCGTCTACAACCCCATCGTATATATTTTCATGAACAGACAG TTTCGAGACTACGCTATTCCCACTGTCCTGTGTGGATGGAACCCATGGGCCTCAGACCCTCAAATATCTGAGGGTGAGACCACAGTCGCTTCTGTCAGCAAGAGCCAAAAAGTCTCACCTAAAGAAtctttaaaagaataa